The Rhea pennata isolate bPtePen1 chromosome 9, bPtePen1.pri, whole genome shotgun sequence genome has a segment encoding these proteins:
- the TM4SF18 gene encoding transmembrane 4 L6 family member 18, translating to MGLETCGNCLSCLLIPLALWSIVVNILLYFPNGKTLYAASYQLPNYVWYFEGICFSGVMILLLAVILITLESNLFYRCCQSESCNKTYRSFISIVLALLGIAFSGYNCIISVWGLIQGPFCNSSTGWDYIFKDTAGRYLTDYSAWSRCTEPANIVEWNIILLSILIALSGLQMIICFLKVAAELKRTLCGTYSVFVQAGII from the exons ATGGGATTAGAGACATGTGGAAACTGTTTGAGTTGTCTGCTAATCCCTCTTGCGCTCTGGAGTATTGTTGTTAACATCCTATTATACTTCCCTAATGGGAAGACTTTATATGCTGCCAGTTACCAGCTTCCCAACTACGTTTGGTATTTTGAAGGGATCTGTTTCTCAGGTGTGATG ATCCTTCTGTTAGCAGTAATTCTAATAACACTGGAGAGTAACTTGTTCTATCGGTGCTGCCAGAGCGAGAGCTGTAACAAAACCTACAGG AGTTTTATTTCAATTGTACTAGCCCTGCTTGGAATTGCTTTCTCCGGGTACAATTGCATCATTTCTGTCTGGGGGTTAATCCAAGGCCCCTTTTGCAATTCATCAACTGGATGGGATTATATCTTCAAAGACACTGCTGGAAG GTACCTCACAGATTACTCTGCTTGGTCTCGGTGCACCGAACCTGCAAACATAGTGGAATGGAACATCATTTTACTCTCTATCCTAATAGCACTTAGTGGACTTCAGATGATCATCTGTTTCCTCAAAGTGGCTGCTGAGTTGAAACGGACACTCTGTGGGACCTATTCTGTCTTTGTTCAG gctGGGATTATCTGA